The DNA segment tAATAAATTACAATCAAAATCGAGTCTTCGGAGACATCCATTATATTAACGAGAGaaatacgtgtatatatatatattatatattgaatTTATAAGAGTAATTATACTATTTCAAACACTGTATTAATAGACTTGCAATAACCTTTCATTAATACAAAGATTCCAACCCAACATCTCATCACGTCTTATAATTTAATCCGTCCGAGTTCATTAATGTGCCACAAAATGAAGACGGAGACAAGAGAATGATGTCGCGTCAAGCAGCTGTAGTCGTACACCAACCCATGTTCTCCATGGCGGCATCTGCGTGCCCCCACCTATGCCTCTACCTCTACCTCTACTGGCCTCGTCGTCTGCCTCCTCTGCTAGTCCCAATCGATTAATCCCATGTGTGCTACCAAATCAATGattgagctgctgctgctgctgctgctttctcTTATCCACCCGTGAGCTGTAATAATGGAGCTACATAATTCAACACCCCCTCCCATCGCCATTGTTTTCGCCTTATCGAAGCTTTTGTATTGTCTTCGCCGCTGAGCAATTCCGCAGATTGCCACTACTGGACTCTTTTACAGGTCAACTTCTCTCCACGTGAGAGTCCGCAAGCATCGCGTTGCGTCGGTTGATACGTAGCGTGAGTTGAGGCTCCAACGATTGGTCCAGCTGGCCAGTAGCTGGACCGGCCCCACGCACGCAACAGCGCTTCCACGTGTTCTGCCGCAGGACCGACACCCAAGTGTCGAACGCGTAGCAGGCACGTGCCGGATTGGCTTTTGGAAAGCTGGCCACTCTTATCTCGACACGTGTCAGGGTGCCTTTTTGCTATGACGAAACTACCCTTCACCCACGAGGGGATTAACGGAAGGGCGTTTTGGTCATTTAATGGGGACGTAGTGGGAGCCACGTTTCTGTAATAATCGTGATTACTTGAACGTGATCGTAATTACCCTTTCCCGCCGCCCACAACGTTTCTTTACCGCTTCATTATTAGAAAGTAACGTGTCCCTTTTTACTACATACAACAACGTAACAGAGGAGGGGGGAGAGTTgatgacgaagaagaagaggagcggAAGAAGAGTCgaagaggaaggagaggaagagatggcgaCGAGGCCGAATGGAAGGCGGTTGTCGTATATCGCAGTGCCGTCGCAGATTATCCACTCGCTCTCCTCCACATCGCTGCACAGCCTCCTCATCTCCCCGCCCAAGAAGGTCTCTCGGACCGGCCACCGCCTCCTCGCCCGCAGCACCAAGTTCCTCCTCCTGCTGCTCTTCCTCTTCGCGGGAGTCGGCACATTGAGGGTCTGGCACGACCTCGACCCGCTCCTCCCCTGCCCCCACCTCATTCGCGGCCCGCTCTCTACGGCGGATTCGACGGAGGAGCTCGCGCTCGGCGTCGGTGGAGGAGTGGAGGCGCGGGGGGAGTTCTGGAGACAGCCGGACGGGATGGGGTTCGTGCCATGTCTCAAGTTCAGCAAGCAGTACCGGGCGGAAGGCGAGGCGGCGGCGCGGGCCGGCCGCCGGAAGAAGTACCTCCTGGTGGTCGTCTCCGGCGGGCTCAACCAGCAGCGGAACCAGATCGTTGACGCGGTAGTCATTGCTCGGATTCTCGGCGCCGCCCTGGTCGTCCCCGTCCTCCAGGTCAACGTCATCTGGGGCGACGAAAGGTGCCATCTTGCGTTCCAATTCCTCGTTCCCATGCAGAAATCTCCCTCGATTTCTCATCTTGACTTCATTGACTTCTCTCTCTTATCCAAACACAAATCCAGGCAAACAAAATGTCACCTTTTTCCTCCATATTTCTGGAGCACTACATCCAAAACTTAGATTGGTTTCATTTATGGGCAGCGAGTTCTCTGATGTATTCGACTTGGAGCATTTCAAAAGCGTTCTCGCCGAGGATGTTAAGGTGGTGTCGTCGCTGCCGTCGACACATATCATGACGAGGCCGGTGCAGGAGAGGGAAACACCCCTTCATGTCTCCCCTGACTGGATTCGATCGAGATACATGAAGCGAGTGAGTCCCTGTCTTTTGAACATTCATTTGTCGTTTGATCTTTAGTTTTCCCTTGTAATTCCCACGAAAAATGTATCGAACGCGGCATTCCTCTCATTTATGATCTGTTTTCCTGTAATCTAGCGAAATATTAGCAGCTCTTTAGATTGTTCATTTACGATCTGTCTTGATTCTGAGTTCTTAATTCGttcctttttgttgttgattTTTCATGAAGCTAAACAGAGAAGGTGTTTTGCTTCTAAGAGGTTTGGATTCCAGGCTTTCCAAGGACCTCCCACCTGATCTCCAAAAGCTTCGCTGCAAGGTAACCACAGCACCTCTCCAGTTTCCTTGCGTTCTATCAGAAGACTTTTGACTGGAAGCCGGAGTTGACTTGTGCTTCCCAAATCGACCAGGTCGCGTTCCGTGCGCTGAGGTTCGCAGCTCCGATCCAAGAGCTGGGCAACAAGCTCGCAATGAGGATGAGAAGCAAAGGTCCATATCTCGCGCTACACCTGCGTCTGGAGAAGGACGTGTGGGTGCGAACCGGTTGCCTTCCCGGTCTAAGCCCCGACCACGACGAGGTCATCCAAGAACAGAGGAAGCTCCGGCCGAAGCTCCTCACCGGAAGGTCCAACATGACGTACCAGGAGCGCAGACTCGCCGGCCTTTGCCCCTTGACCGCCTTGGAAGTCACCAGGTACCTTTTACAGCCTCCCTCTTCTCTGCATCTTGCAGACAACTCAGTGATGATAATGAATCCACAGACTGCTCAAAGCACTCGAAGCGCCGAGGGACGCACGAATTTACTGGGCAGGAGGGCAACCCTTCGGCGGGCGACAGGCACTGCTGCCTCTTCTCTACGAATTCCCCGATCTCTACAACAAAGAGAGCCTTACTCTGCCGGGTGAACTGGAACAGTTCGCTAACAGGTCGTCTCTTCTAGCTGCCATCGACTACATCGTCTGCGAGCAGAGCGACGTCTTCATGGCCTCCCACGGCGGGAACATGGGCCACCTGATGCGCGGGCACCGAGCGTTCGCCGGGCACAAGAAGTTCATCACGCCGAACAAGCGGCAGATGATCCCCTATTTCCTCGACACTTCCTTGCCGGAGTCGGAGTTCAATCGGATCGTGAAGGAGCTGCATCAGGGATCGCTGGGCCAACCTGAGCTCAGGACCGACCACAAGGTCGGCAAGGACGTCACCGCCTACCCGGTGCCGGAGTGCATGTGTAATGGCACGAgcataaggtcgatactatagcGAGCCAGGGCAAATGGCttgtgctgctgctgcttcacCAAGATGCTTGCTTGCGTTTCTTTTCCCGATCACCATGGCATTAAAGCTTGGTATGAAGGCAAGATTTTGGCAGGAGACCAAACCAGAtctcacacaacacacacacacacgccaaCAACAAATCTTCGGAGGGGAAGTCTACACGGTAAAAATGGATGTTTATTCTTTTTGTGTTCATAGATGTTCTTTTGCTGTGAGGGTTTGAGAGATGCAGTGGACTTATGGGGATGGTATAAATTCTGCTCATTGTATAAGCATGACAAAGGTTGATAAGATTTGACAGACCTCCAAGTGGATCATCAACTTCTCAGTATCTCCTATCTTTTTCCTCTCAATATTGTCATCTCTGTTGCATTTCTTTTCCATGTTTACAATGTCATAAGTTCATGAAGTTTTCCTTTTGGCAGTGATTGTTCCCTGATAGGAGGAGAATTCTAAACCCCCAATTATAGTTACCAACTCAACATAGGGAGAGAGAGACCAAGAGAATATTCTACCTATATTGTAAAATATTTCTTTGGGCTCAGTTTACTATAAAGGTTTATTAATTTAAGCCCAATAGTCCAAAAGAAAATATTCTATCTATATTTTATTAATTCATTCATTATTACTCACGCAAATTACTGTTCACTCAGAATTCTATTTTACATATCAATCTCGAGCATCAAAAAAAAAGTCAGATCGAACACTCACTTTGATCTTTTTGTAAATTTGTCTGTCAGAGTCACTTTCTTATTTGTAGACTCTTATGTACGTAGTCCAAGATCGAGTCAGATTAATTAAGACATCATCAAAAATACATCATTATTGATGTATATGATAATTAGAAAAATCTTAACGTTAAATTTTCTTATATCTTTTTTCCTCATGTAATCATAGACAATCAAATATTACCGACGAATAGTTGTTAGAAAATTTTTTAAATAGAAAATGAAGCTAAAATCAACCAAAAGTGTTATCTGATAAACATATGAATGAACCTGAAACTTCAGATATGACACCATCAATGTCATTCCATGTAAGACTAAAGCTAGTTGGTCAGATATGAGAAGAATCTTCCCTAAACCTGAAACTTCTTGGTCGAAGAATGATTAAGATATATGACTATAAATGGTGGATATCACATTGCTGCAATTTATAGATgcaaaaagaagacaaaaattatatcataatctTTGTAATAGTCCCAACAGAAATGGAATAAGATAATTGGTCTATTAGCCCTCGATGAATTTATAAATATTAACTAAGACTTGGAGCATTTTAGTTCACATAGTTTCGACCGTATGAAGTTAATAGATTCATCGAATTAATTATGATAAATGATATCGGATTAACATTGGACATACAAGTCGTCATAATTACACTAGACCTTTGAATGTTGATGAGGATATCATGTTCCTGAGTGGAAAAGATTATAATACTCACATGAATTGGATTATAAGTATCTGATTAATGATTGTATTTGGACCTTAAGCAGTAGTATTGAGTTATATTCTAGTGTTCCGGACAATCTGGTTTCAGAACTGCTATAATGCACAGTGTTAACCTGTCCTGGAATGTGTAGAGTTGAAGTGACGATGGGCCAATTTGCCGGTGTTTTCTGGCCAAGATGAACTTTTATCAATGGAGCATATTGAAACCTACAGAATGAAGCTCGGGTGCACAGTCTTGTGATTGGTTGAAGCCACCCAGTTGTGTTCCTCCTTGGGGTgggtgctaaatctgatgaatccACTCTCCTGTGTGATGCTCTCCGCCATCTTTGCTGACTCTGCGTGAGCATATCTGATGAAGCCACCCAATTGTGCTCCTTCTGTGCGATGTGATTCCACCCAGCAGTTGTGCTGACTCTATTCCACATCTAAGTtcatcaagaataaaaagaaggataataaataaaaatattttttttatttttataagataAATGATCAAGATGAGATTTGAACTTAATTCTTTgtaataaattatcaaaatatttatcggCTAGGTTAACTGATATCTTCAAAAATATATCCGATGAGATTTCGAATATTCAATCTTTAACAAGAGAATAatacaatataaaaaatatatcgaaTGAAATTCTAAGTTATCAACTTTGATAAGAGGATTTAGTATAAACTaatgtttaaaatataaaatatattagatgAGACTTTAAACCCTAATAAGTTAGTCTGATagatatttttattgattttattttatcatcacactataaaacaaaaagaagaaagtttTATAAATAAGCTTTTCTTACTTGTTCATTTTTACCATCCTCTCTATCAAGAGGTGGCTTAAAGTGCGTCCTACTTAATATAATAGTGAGTGTTTTTTAGGAAAGTTTTGTTATAAATTTGTTATGGCAAATTTCagaaaaactttttttttcctcaaagaAGGCTTCTTTTTTGGTTTATTTTCATGTGATGTCCATTATTTTCTAAAAGACAAGAGTACTCTTAACTTTCGTCCTATTGTGATCGTCTTCACCCATGATATTTACTTCATCGTGTAGTATATCTTTTGCCCTCGTTCTCGTATCTTATTATTGAGAGTCACAACATGATTTTCATTATTTTTGCATAGACTTATAAAGACAATCAAGGTAGTATCGAGGGTAACCCCAACCTCCTTATACACCACCAGTAGTAATTTCTTGTCTCGGCTAGTTTTACCGGGATCAATATCATCTTCTCTTTTCGTATTTTCATCGTCTCAATAACAATGAACGAGAGCAAGAGCATAGTCATGACGATGAGTAATACATCACACGTCCATTATATTGTGGGATGGAGATCATCTCTTTTCGTATTTTCATCGTCTCAATAACAATGAACGGGAGCAAGAGCATAGTCATGACGATGAGTAATACATCACACGTCCATTATATTGTGGGATGGAGATCATCTCTTTTCGTATTTTCATCGTCTCAATAACAATGAACGAGAGCAAGAGCATAATCATGACGATGAGTAATACATCACACGTCCATTATATTGTGGGATGGAGATCATCGAGTGCATTGCATTGTGACATGTCGATCATAGGGGTGAGATTGTaatcttttattttaaaaaataaaagaaaaataataataactttgATTTTTTTGGAATTTTCCCAATTTTCTACGGGTTACCCTTCTACCTGTCTCGCGACCGCACGAAGACGTGGCCGACCCCAAAGTGGGTTCCTCCTAAATATCCAATCACACGTCTTGAAATGGGACGAACATGTCGTGAGAAAGGACGAATCGGCAAAAAGGCGTAAGGCTTTGATGGGCCGAGAATACGAATGAAACCCAACTGCGTGCCGCTTTAGTCGAAATCCAACTTGATCCTCCTGTCGCTGTCACCGCCCCGCAAAAGGATCCTCGCTGTCGTCTTATTCTGCTCTCCGCCTCTCCTTTCCTTTCTTAACCATCGCCTCccaaaagggaaagaagaagaagaagtagaagaagtcGGCGACGGGAACCGACGAGCGGGTCCCAGTTTCTTTAGAAACCCTAACTAACATACGTCCGTCTTTAGCTCCAATTCGGCAAATCGTTTGGTTCTTCCTGGTAAcagtttttccttttattttcctgCATCTCGATTTGATTTGTGACGTTCATTAATAACTTGGTtgtaaaattgttttttttttcgaaGGTAATTACGGTCATATCTTTTTGTCCCAATGAAAAAAATGGAATTTGGTTGGTTTCCCTTTTTCTCTTTGAGCGAAGTGCTTTGTTCGTTTTGGTTGTGAAGGGAGCATAATCTGGTGGTTATGTTTTCAGAAATAAATGGAAAGGCTTGTTTTTTGCTACCCATTTTGTTTTGGGTTAAATGAAACCGGCGAATTTTATGGAGTCTGAGATCTTATCGTGGTAGGAGTTACATGGGATTTGGGAATGATTGAGAAGGAGGGGATTTTGGGAATAGGTTTAGGTTCTTCTTAGATTTATGTTGAAGGTTGACCTTAAGGATAGGAGGGTTTGGGCATTAATTTTGCATATTGAAAAAGCTGGTTCATGTTAACTCAAATCGAGGGGATTCctcaaaatggatttaaaatgttGAGTAATCATgggattttttttgttaattatgCTTATGTTGTAACAAATTTTTATTGAGTTTTTTGTAACTTGCTTTCGTTGGGGTTATTTTAGTATTGGAAGGTAGCTTATGGTGCTATGTTATTATTGGTGGAAAATCTGATCTTCTGAATTGTTGAATACTACTTGAGGtctattttaattatttccttttgGTGCGGAAAATCTGATTTgctcttcgtccaattcttctttAAAACTTTGTTTTGTTTACTTACTTTTGTTGGAATAAATCCCAGACACTTTCTGAATCTGCTTTGTATGAGCATCGATAAGAAGGGTCTCCAAGTTTGGTGGCTTAAAATGTCCGTCTAAATCATGGATCATATGACAATGATAGCTCAGGATTTAGGTGGTGATGCTTTAGATTTTGAGGTGGATGGTGCTAAGTATGATAATCTTAACGAAAATGATGTCTCCGATGAAGAAATTGAACCCAATGAGTTGGCGAGAAGAATGTGGAAAGATAGAGTTAAACTTAAGAGACTTAAGGAAAGGGAAAAGCTTGCTGCTCAACAGGCAGCTTCCGAAATATCTAAACCAAAGCAAATATCTGATCAGGCTCTTAAGAAAAAGATGTCCAGGGCACAAGATGGGATTCTCAAGTACATGCTGAAGTTGATGGAGGTGTGTAATGTCCGTGGGTTTGTTTATGGAATTATTCCAGAGAAGGGAAAGCCTGTGAGTGGTGCTTCAGATAACATAAGAGCTTGGTGGAAGGAGAAAGTGAAGTTTGATAAGAATGGGCCTGCTGCCATTGCTAAATACGAGGCAGGGAACTTTGCGGCCCAGAATGCACAGAACGGTGGTAGCAAAAGTCATCATAGCCTTATGGATCTCCAGGATGCTACACTAGGATCTCTTTTATCATCATTGATGCAACACTGTAACCCACCACAACGTAAATACCCATTGGAGAAGGGTGTTCCCCCGCCTTGGTGGCCATCTGGAAATGAGAACTGGTGGATAGGTTTGGACTTACCAAAGGGTCATGCCCCGCCATATAAGAAGCCACATGATCTCAAGAAGGTGTGGAAAGTTGGGGTCCTAACAGGTGTGATTAAACACATGTCTCCCAATATTGGAAAGATCAAAACCCATGTACGGAAGTCAAAATGTTTGCAAGATAAGATGAGTGCCAAAGAGAGCTCCATTTGGTTGGGAATTCTGAATAAAGAAGAAATGATTATCAACCAGCTTAGTGATAATGGGATGTCTGATGTAACACAGCATAGTGGTCATGGGGAGCATAGGGAGGAGGCAAACAGCAGTAGTGATGAATATGATGTTGATGGCCGTGCAGATGCTCATGGATCAACTTCGTGCAGAGATGGTGGGAGAAATCTGCAGGTCCAGACACAAGATTGTGCAGAGAATATAGCATCTACTTCAAAGGAGGATAGCCCAACTGAAATTATCAACCAACTTGGTCAAATCAAGGAGCAAACAAGTGAACGGCCAAAGAGAAAAAGACCTCAAGTAAGTGCTGTATCTTCTGACAAACAGGCAGCTCCAACTCAGAATGAGCACATACCAGGGGAAATGACAAATGCTAGACCAGATATGAATGGCACAAACATCTCGAGGTTGATCCGTCATACACCAAGTGTTCATAACAAGGCCTATTTGAATCCAAATCCGAAGCATCCAGAGAGAGATCTTCGAAGCAAATGCCTTGCACTGCGATCTGGGATTAGCAACCTTGAAAGCTTGCATTCTGTCAATGTTGCTACAGAAAACATGGGTGTTGGTTATCAACCATTAGTGTTCCCAGACGTTGGGAATAATGAGTTGCAGTATGCTACCACAATTGATAATGGGGCCAACTGTGAATTTTATAACTCATCAGGGGGCTTCAGTATCCTGCAAGATAAGCAACAGCACCCTATCTCTGTTACTAGTCATGGAATAAGGTCTGACAACAGCGGTAATCCTGTCGAGAATAATTCTTATGACTATTTGACGACACCAAATGTGAATTCGCATACAGGTTTTGGAGACATGCATTTATTCATAGACGAACCATTCTGCACTGAACAAGATAAGTTTGTTGGCAATTCGTTCGGACTGCCATTAGATTTTATTGGGATCAGCAGCCCAACCTCAATTCCTGATCTTGGTGACATACTGCATGATGATGACCTAATGGAGTATTTGGGAACATGAGTAAGATTATTGTCATGGGGTTTGCCGTTATCGTCAATCTTCTCTGCTAACTTTGATCACCAAGGTCGCACATTGTTTACCAAGACCTGCCCTACAAGTACTGAAGTTTTTCTAGGTGTGTGTATGATGTGCTTTCTGTTTTCTTTGCTTGCAGTGATTGGATACTTATGGCTTTAATCTGCAATACTTTTAACAAAAAGTAGCGGCCAGTAGTATCATGTGAATTGAAATATAgaattgataaaaaaatgataGAGAATTGAATAAATCTAACATAAAAACTGTGAATTAAAGTCTTCATTGCGTGGATTGTATCAACATCCCCCATAAAATATTTAGTTTAAGAACTTTATACTTGTGGATATATGTTTACCAACAAAAATGGAAATTTCATAACAAAGGATGAAGTATTTTCGGCCAAAAGATTCAATTTGGGCAGTGCTAGCTTAACAGATAAAATtgttctctcttcttcctttttctaatGTAGGGTTTAGTAGCTGATTTGGTCTGATTGAGCTGAACCAACAGAAACAAGACCAGGCTATTGGATCATTCAAAGGGTATGTTTTAGAGTTCTTGAT comes from the Musa acuminata AAA Group cultivar baxijiao chromosome BXJ2-8, Cavendish_Baxijiao_AAA, whole genome shotgun sequence genome and includes:
- the LOC103996264 gene encoding O-fucosyltransferase 20 → MTKKKRSGRRVEEEGEEEMATRPNGRRLSYIAVPSQIIHSLSSTSLHSLLISPPKKVSRTGHRLLARSTKFLLLLLFLFAGVGTLRVWHDLDPLLPCPHLIRGPLSTADSTEELALGVGGGVEARGEFWRQPDGMGFVPCLKFSKQYRAEGEAAARAGRRKKYLLVVVSGGLNQQRNQIVDAVVIARILGAALVVPVLQVNVIWGDESEFSDVFDLEHFKSVLAEDVKVVSSLPSTHIMTRPVQERETPLHVSPDWIRSRYMKRLNREGVLLLRGLDSRLSKDLPPDLQKLRCKVAFRALRFAAPIQELGNKLAMRMRSKGPYLALHLRLEKDVWVRTGCLPGLSPDHDEVIQEQRKLRPKLLTGRSNMTYQERRLAGLCPLTALEVTRLLKALEAPRDARIYWAGGQPFGGRQALLPLLYEFPDLYNKESLTLPGELEQFANRSSLLAAIDYIVCEQSDVFMASHGGNMGHLMRGHRAFAGHKKFITPNKRQMIPYFLDTSLPESEFNRIVKELHQGSLGQPELRTDHKVGKDVTAYPVPECMCNGTSIRSIL
- the LOC103996263 gene encoding ETHYLENE INSENSITIVE 3-like 3 protein, encoding MDHMTMIAQDLGGDALDFEVDGAKYDNLNENDVSDEEIEPNELARRMWKDRVKLKRLKEREKLAAQQAASEISKPKQISDQALKKKMSRAQDGILKYMLKLMEVCNVRGFVYGIIPEKGKPVSGASDNIRAWWKEKVKFDKNGPAAIAKYEAGNFAAQNAQNGGSKSHHSLMDLQDATLGSLLSSLMQHCNPPQRKYPLEKGVPPPWWPSGNENWWIGLDLPKGHAPPYKKPHDLKKVWKVGVLTGVIKHMSPNIGKIKTHVRKSKCLQDKMSAKESSIWLGILNKEEMIINQLSDNGMSDVTQHSGHGEHREEANSSSDEYDVDGRADAHGSTSCRDGGRNLQVQTQDCAENIASTSKEDSPTEIINQLGQIKEQTSERPKRKRPQVSAVSSDKQAAPTQNEHIPGEMTNARPDMNGTNISRLIRHTPSVHNKAYLNPNPKHPERDLRSKCLALRSGISNLESLHSVNVATENMGVGYQPLVFPDVGNNELQYATTIDNGANCEFYNSSGGFSILQDKQQHPISVTSHGIRSDNSGNPVENNSYDYLTTPNVNSHTGFGDMHLFIDEPFCTEQDKFVGNSFGLPLDFIGISSPTSIPDLGDILHDDDLMEYLGT